The following are encoded together in the Actinoplanes sp. N902-109 genome:
- a CDS encoding LpqB family beta-propeller domain-containing protein, which produces MRRGLLAAVLAALLTLAGCGIPDNTEVQKIKNGPTTGFASGDNDAPDRFTRQDAGDNLELVQYYLRAAAASDPDTSLKQVESFMSPSAGSSFKAPTDIRVVHVTDDVLSNPGSEDASFKAVTIGVLTQKGILEPSQDTTEQTYHFTVQKVNGRSGLFITKAPQVMLLTDAALDVYYEPRTIYFWNKDHTALVPDVRYLSADVPSEQVPQQVIKWLIDGPSSWLSDSVEPLPEGTQLNGNVPAPGNGKLQISLTGQAVQPPEDPKALDWLRRQLMWSLQDLLPRVLELTIGNADEVDYDSNDYLVSNASYRLPSSPERFVIYNQQIRRLSRSPGATDPIPVIRPEANRNVRAAALSHSVTDHRYAALVTSDKGHNVLRVGSAAMGQQADLRAIPLKAGSVGQPAWAITSDDPQTGAIGLITIGGRLYSFSADGSPLREVGWPGPGSGSITAVAVAPDGRRLVLVVGGKAYVAALNVDGDKPELSTPPREIKVFQLSSVTAADWGTETSLVVAGVTARGRAAIIETEIDGTRSSEVLEDIGTDHVTYLTSYPVSPVPVKQLPDVIHYMANGVTFDALTPPVRIGVGDLADPVTNPPSGVVPVAPFFLR; this is translated from the coding sequence ATGAGGCGGGGACTGCTTGCCGCCGTGCTGGCCGCGCTGCTCACCCTGGCTGGGTGCGGCATCCCGGACAACACCGAGGTGCAGAAGATCAAGAACGGACCGACCACCGGGTTCGCGTCCGGCGACAACGACGCACCCGACCGGTTCACCCGGCAGGACGCCGGCGACAACCTGGAACTGGTGCAGTACTACCTGCGGGCGGCTGCGGCCAGCGATCCGGACACCTCGCTCAAACAGGTCGAGAGCTTCATGTCGCCGTCGGCCGGTAGCTCGTTCAAGGCGCCCACCGACATCCGGGTCGTACACGTCACCGACGACGTGCTGTCCAACCCGGGCAGCGAGGACGCCTCCTTCAAGGCCGTCACCATCGGCGTGCTCACGCAGAAGGGCATCCTCGAGCCGTCGCAGGACACCACCGAGCAGACCTACCACTTCACGGTGCAGAAGGTGAACGGCCGTTCGGGGCTGTTCATCACCAAGGCGCCGCAGGTCATGCTGCTCACCGACGCGGCACTGGACGTCTACTACGAGCCGCGCACGATCTACTTCTGGAACAAGGACCACACCGCGCTCGTGCCCGACGTCCGCTACCTCTCCGCAGACGTGCCGTCCGAGCAGGTGCCGCAGCAGGTCATCAAGTGGCTGATCGACGGGCCGTCGAGCTGGCTGTCCGACTCGGTCGAGCCGTTGCCCGAGGGCACCCAGCTGAACGGCAACGTGCCCGCCCCCGGCAACGGCAAGTTGCAGATCAGCCTGACCGGGCAGGCGGTGCAGCCGCCCGAGGACCCCAAGGCGCTCGACTGGTTGCGCCGGCAGCTGATGTGGTCGCTGCAGGACCTGCTGCCCCGGGTGCTGGAGCTGACCATCGGCAACGCCGATGAGGTCGACTACGACAGCAACGACTACCTGGTCAGCAACGCCTCCTACCGGCTGCCCAGCTCGCCCGAGCGGTTCGTGATCTACAACCAGCAGATCCGCCGGCTGTCACGCTCGCCCGGGGCGACCGACCCCATCCCGGTGATTCGGCCCGAGGCCAACCGCAATGTCCGGGCGGCCGCGCTCTCGCACAGCGTCACCGATCACCGGTACGCCGCCCTGGTCACCAGCGACAAGGGGCACAACGTGCTCCGGGTCGGGAGCGCGGCGATGGGGCAGCAGGCCGACCTCCGGGCCATCCCGCTCAAGGCCGGGTCGGTCGGCCAGCCGGCGTGGGCGATCACCTCGGACGACCCGCAGACCGGCGCCATCGGCCTGATCACGATCGGCGGCCGGCTGTACAGCTTCTCCGCGGACGGCTCGCCGCTGCGCGAGGTCGGCTGGCCCGGACCGGGCAGCGGGTCGATCACCGCCGTGGCGGTCGCCCCGGACGGCCGGCGGCTCGTCCTGGTCGTCGGGGGCAAGGCATACGTGGCCGCGCTCAACGTCGACGGCGACAAGCCCGAGCTGTCGACCCCGCCGCGCGAGATCAAGGTGTTCCAGCTGAGCAGCGTCACCGCCGCCGACTGGGGCACGGAGACGTCGCTGGTCGTCGCCGGGGTCACCGCCCGGGGCCGGGCCGCGATCATCGAGACCGAGATCGACGGCACCCGGTCGTCGGAGGTGCTCGAGGATATCGGCACCGACCACGTCACCTACCTGACCTCGTACCCGGTCAGCCCGGTGCCGGTCAAGCAGCTGCCGGACGTCATCCACTACATGGCGAACGGCGTGACGTTCGACGCGCTCACCCCGCCGGTCCGGATCGGCGTGGGCGATCTGGCCGATCCGGTCACCAACCCGCCGTCCGGCGTCGTGCCCGTCGCGCCGTTCTTCCTGCGCTGA
- a CDS encoding DUF397 domain-containing protein, with protein MTLQQNALTWRKSTRSGAAGHCVEVATAAAAVFVRDSKDVSGPVLEFGVVGWAEFVAGVRAGEFDR; from the coding sequence ATGACATTGCAACAGAACGCTTTGACCTGGCGGAAGAGCACGCGCAGCGGGGCGGCCGGCCACTGTGTGGAGGTTGCTACGGCGGCCGCCGCTGTGTTCGTACGGGACAGCAAGGATGTTTCCGGTCCGGTTCTTGAATTCGGCGTGGTGGGATGGGCGGAGTTCGTCGCCGGCGTGCGCGCCGGGGAGTTCGATCGCTGA
- the mtrB gene encoding MtrAB system histidine kinase MtrB, which produces MPIRRTLRVVRRQWRAAVRRARRLSAPARRAWRRSLHLRVVTLTLVMSSLLVGGFGWFIADHSTQILLDRAEDEVRSQMTGKVDYAYRQLTVHRTARDPKLPATINDTVTRLADTDPAESGGAIVQLRADNVPDLKPVTSTKADTTALITRQMRHAVAVDSQVSQQIRTTEVNGEPVKYLVYGSPVPTSFGHVELYYLVPLTTEDRAANQIRATVLVTGLALVILLGMLAGLVTRMVVTPVRVAARTAQRLSAGLLDQRMKVDGEDDLALLAASFNQMAANLQRQIVRLEEMSRLQRRFTSDVSHELRTPLTTVRMAADLIFTERDEFEPAVARSAELLQAELDRFESLLTDLLEISRFDAGFAALDAEHTDLVPIVQRVAERLEGLAERVGVTIELRLPDTPVIAEVDPRRVERILRNLVGNAVEHGEHKPVEVTMATDDAAVAVTVRDHGVGLKPGEERLVFNRFWRADPSRARQTGGTGLGLSIAVEDARLHGGWLEAWGEPGGGAQFRLTIPVRSGDRLVAAPLPLIPRDRAIDAVATPPSLPAAPSSGKTEQAAGPSSGRTEQAAGSSSGRTEQAAAPPAGETAAPGEVPAAVDANERADDEAHGDEPAEVTR; this is translated from the coding sequence ATGCCCATCCGCCGCACCCTTCGAGTGGTGCGCCGGCAGTGGCGTGCTGCTGTGCGCCGGGCCCGGCGGTTGTCCGCCCCGGCCCGCCGCGCCTGGCGGCGTTCCCTGCACCTGCGGGTCGTCACGCTGACCCTGGTGATGTCCAGCCTGCTCGTCGGCGGGTTCGGCTGGTTCATCGCCGATCACAGCACCCAGATCCTGCTCGACCGCGCCGAGGACGAGGTGCGGTCGCAGATGACGGGCAAGGTCGACTACGCCTACCGCCAGCTCACCGTGCACCGCACGGCTCGTGACCCCAAGCTGCCCGCGACCATCAACGACACGGTGACCCGGCTGGCCGACACCGACCCGGCCGAGAGCGGCGGCGCGATCGTGCAGCTGCGCGCCGACAACGTCCCCGACCTCAAGCCGGTCACCTCGACCAAGGCCGACACCACCGCCCTGATCACCCGGCAGATGCGCCACGCGGTGGCGGTGGACAGTCAGGTCTCCCAGCAGATCCGCACCACCGAGGTGAACGGCGAGCCGGTCAAATACCTGGTGTACGGCTCACCCGTGCCGACCAGCTTCGGGCACGTCGAGCTCTACTACCTGGTCCCGCTGACCACCGAGGACCGCGCGGCCAACCAGATCCGGGCCACGGTGCTGGTCACCGGTCTGGCGCTGGTGATCCTGCTCGGCATGCTGGCGGGTCTGGTCACCCGGATGGTGGTGACGCCGGTCCGGGTCGCCGCCCGCACCGCGCAGCGGCTCTCCGCCGGCCTGCTGGACCAGCGCATGAAGGTCGACGGCGAGGACGACCTGGCCCTGCTCGCGGCCTCGTTCAACCAGATGGCGGCCAACCTGCAGCGGCAGATCGTGCGGCTCGAGGAGATGTCCCGGCTGCAACGGCGGTTCACCTCGGACGTGTCCCACGAGCTGCGGACACCGCTCACGACCGTACGGATGGCGGCCGATCTGATCTTCACCGAGCGCGACGAGTTCGAGCCGGCCGTGGCGCGCAGCGCCGAGCTGCTGCAGGCCGAGCTCGACCGGTTCGAGAGCCTGCTCACCGACCTGCTGGAGATCAGCCGGTTCGACGCGGGCTTCGCGGCGCTCGACGCCGAGCACACCGACCTGGTGCCGATCGTGCAGCGGGTGGCCGAGCGGCTCGAGGGCCTGGCCGAACGGGTCGGGGTGACCATCGAGCTGCGGCTGCCCGACACCCCGGTCATCGCCGAGGTCGACCCCCGCCGGGTCGAGCGCATCCTGCGCAACCTCGTCGGCAACGCGGTCGAGCACGGCGAGCACAAGCCGGTCGAGGTCACCATGGCCACCGACGACGCCGCGGTCGCCGTCACGGTGCGCGACCACGGGGTGGGGCTCAAGCCCGGCGAGGAGCGGCTGGTGTTCAACCGGTTCTGGCGGGCCGACCCGTCGCGGGCCCGGCAGACCGGCGGCACCGGACTGGGCCTGTCCATCGCGGTGGAGGACGCGCGGCTGCACGGCGGCTGGCTCGAGGCCTGGGGCGAGCCCGGCGGCGGCGCGCAGTTCCGGCTGACCATCCCGGTGCGCTCGGGTGACCGCCTGGTCGCGGCGCCGCTGCCGCTGATCCCCCGCGACCGCGCCATAGACGCCGTCGCCACCCCGCCGTCGCTGCCCGCCGCGCCGTCGAGCGGGAAGACGGAGCAGGCCGCCGGGCCGTCGAGCGGGAGGACGGAGCAAGCCGCCGGGTCGTCGAGCGGGAGGACGGAGCAAGCCGCCGCGCCGCCGGCAGGCGAGACCGCGGCCCCCGGAGAGGTGCCGGCGGCGGTCGACGCGAACGAGCGCGCCGACGACGAGGCGCACGGTGACGAGCCCGCGGAGGTGACGCGATGA
- the manA gene encoding mannose-6-phosphate isomerase, class I, giving the protein MAAVLPLTGVIRPYAWGSHTAIAEMQGRSAPTEDPEAELWLGAHPGDPSIVRGESGPVSLADLIEGDPKGQLGAEVVDEFGARLPYLMKLLAAEAPLSLQAHPDAEYAQRAFAAQQADPDAPQNYTDAHHKPEMLVALTPFEALCGFRDPADAASALAEFGIDRLAPVVAALRTGVPGLAEAARTLLTWPADDRAALVAEAVAAGTSPLVTTLAGFHPSDPGVLVALLLNHVRLQPGEALWMPAGNLHAYLKGTGVEIMAASDNVLRGGLTPKRVDVDELLRVLRFEVLADPVLPATEVSPGVTTWKVPAREFALFRLDLGPATPPLPLPPSGPRIVLGTKGEVYVAEAVDGTPVDVAAGHAAYIPAETGAATAAGLGEIFVAAVAS; this is encoded by the coding sequence GTGGCTGCGGTACTGCCCCTGACCGGTGTCATCCGGCCCTACGCCTGGGGATCGCACACCGCGATCGCCGAGATGCAGGGCCGGTCGGCCCCGACCGAGGACCCGGAGGCGGAGCTCTGGCTGGGTGCCCATCCGGGCGACCCGTCGATCGTACGGGGGGAGAGCGGCCCGGTCAGCCTGGCCGACCTGATCGAGGGTGACCCCAAGGGCCAGCTCGGTGCCGAGGTCGTGGACGAGTTCGGGGCCCGGCTGCCGTACCTGATGAAGCTCCTGGCAGCCGAGGCGCCGCTGTCCCTGCAGGCCCACCCGGATGCCGAGTACGCGCAGCGGGCTTTCGCGGCGCAGCAGGCCGACCCGGACGCCCCGCAGAACTACACGGACGCCCACCACAAGCCGGAAATGCTGGTGGCTCTCACGCCGTTCGAGGCGCTCTGCGGCTTCCGCGACCCGGCCGACGCGGCATCGGCGCTGGCAGAGTTCGGCATCGACCGCCTCGCCCCGGTCGTCGCCGCCCTGCGCACCGGCGTGCCAGGCCTGGCGGAAGCCGCCCGCACGCTGCTGACCTGGCCCGCGGACGATCGGGCGGCGCTGGTCGCGGAGGCGGTCGCGGCCGGCACGTCACCCCTGGTCACCACCTTGGCCGGGTTCCATCCGTCGGACCCGGGCGTGCTGGTGGCGCTGCTGCTCAACCACGTACGGCTGCAGCCCGGTGAAGCCCTCTGGATGCCGGCGGGTAACCTGCACGCCTACCTCAAGGGCACCGGCGTGGAAATCATGGCCGCCAGCGACAACGTCCTGCGCGGCGGCCTGACCCCGAAGCGCGTCGACGTCGACGAACTGCTCCGCGTCCTGCGCTTCGAGGTGCTGGCCGATCCCGTCCTGCCGGCCACCGAGGTCAGCCCCGGCGTGACGACCTGGAAGGTGCCGGCCCGCGAGTTCGCCCTGTTCAGGCTCGACCTCGGTCCGGCCACCCCACCCCTGCCGCTGCCCCCGTCGGGTCCCCGCATCGTGCTGGGCACCAAGGGCGAGGTGTACGTCGCCGAGGCGGTCGACGGCACCCCCGTCGACGTGGCAGCGGGCCACGCGGCCTACATCCCGGCCGAGACCGGCGCGGCCACGGCGGCGGGTCTGGGCGAGATCTTCGTGGCGGCTGTCGCTTCCTGA
- the mtrA gene encoding MtrAB system response regulator MtrA, with product MRARVLVVDDDPALAEMLGIVLRSEGFLPSFVADGERALAAFRENRPDIVLLDLMLPGMSGIDVARAIRTESGIPIVMLTAKSDTVDVVLGLESGADDYVVKPFKPKELVARMRARLRRGEDAAPELLTIGPPGNQITIDVPAHTVSRDGEEVKLTPLEFDLLVALARKPRQVFTREVLLEQVWGYRHAADTRLVNVHVQRLRAKIEPDPERPEIILTVRGVGYKAGTG from the coding sequence ATGAGAGCCCGTGTACTCGTCGTCGATGACGACCCCGCGCTGGCCGAGATGCTCGGCATCGTCCTGCGCAGCGAGGGCTTCCTGCCCTCGTTCGTGGCCGACGGAGAACGAGCCCTCGCCGCGTTCCGGGAGAACAGGCCCGACATCGTTCTGCTCGACCTCATGCTGCCCGGCATGAGCGGCATCGATGTCGCCCGTGCCATCCGCACCGAGTCGGGCATCCCGATCGTCATGCTCACCGCCAAGAGCGACACCGTGGACGTGGTGCTCGGGCTCGAGTCCGGTGCCGACGACTACGTGGTCAAGCCGTTCAAGCCCAAGGAACTGGTCGCCCGGATGCGCGCCCGGCTGCGCCGCGGTGAGGACGCCGCCCCGGAGCTGCTCACGATCGGGCCGCCCGGCAATCAGATCACCATCGACGTGCCCGCGCACACCGTCTCGCGCGACGGCGAGGAGGTGAAGCTGACCCCGCTCGAGTTCGACCTGCTGGTCGCGCTCGCCCGCAAGCCGCGTCAGGTCTTCACCCGTGAGGTCCTGCTCGAACAGGTGTGGGGCTATCGGCACGCGGCCGACACGCGGCTGGTCAACGTGCACGTCCAGCGGCTGCGGGCCAAGATCGAACCGGACCCGGAACGGCCCGAGATCATCCTGACCGTACGCGGGGTCGGCTACAAGGCAGGCACCGGCTGA
- a CDS encoding ComF family protein, protein MRLGELGADLADLVLPGACAGCGAERVPLRCGACETCVTALETLVPYGTSPSPPPPGMPPCVTAGPYAGPLREMLLAYKERGRHGLARPLGALLAGSVAAAVVRAGGARGGPVELVAVPSTARAARERHGDHMARMAAHAVRRLRDAGWQADLHQPLRTLPRPDSASLDVSARLAAAENSLRIRPARIRIPRRRPTMGGTLIVVDDIVTTGATLAAVTSRLREADMQVNGAAVLAATRLRRDRRRPRITIPGRWMPGSEVPLSGCPTRGDGQPSAG, encoded by the coding sequence GTGCGGCTCGGTGAGCTCGGGGCGGACCTCGCCGACCTGGTGCTGCCCGGGGCGTGTGCCGGCTGCGGCGCGGAGCGGGTGCCGTTGCGGTGCGGTGCTTGCGAGACCTGTGTGACGGCCTTGGAAACCCTGGTGCCGTACGGGACCAGCCCGTCACCGCCGCCGCCGGGCATGCCGCCGTGCGTGACGGCCGGACCGTACGCGGGACCGCTGCGCGAGATGCTGCTGGCGTACAAGGAGCGCGGCCGGCACGGGTTGGCCCGGCCGCTCGGGGCGCTGCTGGCGGGCTCGGTGGCGGCGGCTGTCGTGCGAGCCGGCGGCGCTCGGGGCGGACCCGTCGAGCTTGTTGCGGTGCCGTCGACCGCGCGGGCGGCACGGGAGCGGCACGGCGATCACATGGCGCGGATGGCCGCACATGCGGTGCGGCGCCTGCGCGACGCGGGTTGGCAGGCTGATCTTCACCAGCCGTTGCGGACGTTGCCGCGGCCGGACTCAGCGTCACTGGACGTGAGCGCACGGCTGGCTGCGGCTGAGAATTCCCTGCGAATCCGACCGGCTCGGATCCGCATTCCGCGGCGGCGGCCGACGATGGGAGGCACCCTGATAGTGGTGGACGACATCGTCACGACCGGGGCCACGCTGGCCGCGGTGACGAGCCGGCTACGGGAGGCGGACATGCAGGTCAATGGGGCTGCTGTGCTGGCAGCGACGAGACTGCGCCGAGATCGCCGCCGCCCGCGGATCACCATCCCCGGCCGGTGGATGCCAGGGTCGGAAGTCCCGCTATCGGGTTGCCCAACGAGGGGTGACGGGCAGCCGTCGGCAGGTTAG
- the hpf gene encoding ribosome hibernation-promoting factor, HPF/YfiA family, whose amino-acid sequence MDIVVKGRNVEVPDHYREHVADKLAKVERYDQKLIRVDVELFHERNPRQSDNCQRVEITVVTRGPVIRAEACAKDFYAALDCAINKLDGRLRRAADRRRVHRGRHAPVSVAAATAGLPTDLPSLSPDEATLAADPQEHDDNQPWRIVREKEHPADPMTVDDALFQMELVGHDFYLFHDKESGRPSVVYRRRGYDYGILSLETTG is encoded by the coding sequence GTGGACATTGTCGTCAAGGGCCGCAACGTAGAGGTTCCCGATCACTATCGGGAACACGTCGCCGACAAGCTGGCAAAAGTCGAACGGTACGACCAGAAGCTGATCAGAGTCGACGTGGAGCTGTTCCACGAGCGCAACCCGCGGCAGTCCGACAACTGCCAGCGCGTGGAGATCACCGTGGTGACCCGTGGTCCGGTCATCCGGGCCGAGGCCTGTGCCAAGGATTTCTACGCCGCGCTGGACTGCGCCATCAACAAACTCGACGGCCGCCTGCGCCGCGCCGCCGACCGCCGCCGCGTTCACCGCGGCCGGCACGCACCGGTGTCCGTGGCAGCAGCCACCGCCGGGCTCCCGACCGACCTGCCGAGCCTGTCACCGGACGAAGCGACGCTGGCAGCCGACCCGCAGGAACACGACGACAACCAGCCGTGGCGCATCGTGCGCGAAAAGGAACACCCAGCGGACCCGATGACCGTCGATGACGCTCTCTTCCAGATGGAGCTTGTCGGCCACGACTTCTATCTCTTCCACGACAAGGAAAGCGGCCGCCCGAGCGTCGTCTACCGGCGCCGCGGCTACGACTACGGCATCCTCAGCCTGGAGACCACCGGCTGA
- a CDS encoding GNAT family N-acetyltransferase encodes MKVPAIEADGVLLRALARRDLDDLLTAYNDWELRRFLPPLPIPFTRTHAEEYLHDVVPRMFSVGGGFWAVADPATDRLLGGAGIDRVALERGQAEIGYWTAPDARGRGVATAAVRALSGYAFTIGFGRLELLTHWENMASQRVALAAGYTSEGVRRAALPDRDGGRDDLLAYARLATDPPGPVERLLPDLPGGELSDGVVTLRPLGPDDVDFYADLHTQDDVVATSVPPSPPSREQIELRCDRSQSHWLAGERADMIIVDAATGTPAGEIGLYYQEPHTAQAMIGYSMMPAWRGRGYPTRAAQLVALWAFAETGIARLIAGALPTNLGSQRVLEKAGFKREGYLRGRLPGVAGTRNDDVQYCLLAEDMLAQISP; translated from the coding sequence GTGAAGGTCCCTGCCATCGAGGCCGACGGCGTGCTGCTGCGGGCGCTCGCCCGGCGTGACCTGGACGACCTGCTCACCGCGTACAACGACTGGGAGTTGCGGCGCTTCCTGCCGCCGCTGCCGATCCCGTTCACCCGGACGCACGCCGAGGAGTACCTGCACGACGTCGTGCCCAGGATGTTCTCGGTGGGTGGCGGCTTCTGGGCGGTGGCGGACCCGGCGACCGACCGGCTGCTCGGCGGCGCGGGCATCGACCGGGTCGCGCTGGAACGCGGGCAGGCCGAGATCGGCTATTGGACAGCGCCGGACGCCCGCGGCCGAGGAGTGGCCACCGCCGCCGTGCGCGCGCTGAGCGGCTATGCGTTCACCATCGGGTTCGGCCGGCTGGAGCTGCTCACCCACTGGGAGAACATGGCGAGCCAGCGGGTTGCCCTCGCCGCCGGCTACACCAGCGAGGGCGTACGGCGGGCGGCGCTGCCCGACCGCGACGGCGGCCGGGACGATCTGCTGGCCTACGCCCGGCTGGCCACCGACCCGCCCGGCCCGGTCGAGCGGCTGCTGCCCGATCTGCCCGGCGGTGAGCTCAGCGACGGCGTGGTGACGTTGCGCCCGCTGGGCCCGGACGACGTCGACTTCTACGCCGACCTGCACACCCAGGACGACGTCGTGGCCACCTCGGTGCCGCCGAGCCCGCCGAGCCGCGAGCAGATCGAGCTGCGCTGCGACCGTTCGCAGTCGCACTGGCTGGCCGGCGAGCGCGCCGACATGATCATCGTGGACGCTGCCACCGGCACCCCGGCCGGGGAGATCGGCCTCTACTACCAGGAGCCGCACACCGCCCAGGCCATGATCGGCTACAGCATGATGCCGGCCTGGCGCGGCCGCGGCTATCCCACCCGGGCAGCACAACTCGTGGCGCTGTGGGCCTTCGCGGAAACCGGCATCGCCCGCCTGATCGCCGGGGCGCTGCCCACCAACCTGGGCTCGCAGCGGGTGCTGGAGAAGGCGGGCTTCAAACGGGAGGGATACCTGCGCGGGCGCCTGCCCGGCGTGGCCGGCACGCGCAACGACGACGTCCAGTACTGCCTGCTGGCCGAGGACATGCTCGCGCAGATCAGCCCGTGA
- a CDS encoding cation diffusion facilitator family transporter: protein MSAGGGTKAILAALGANLGIALTKFVAWLLTGSSSMLAEAIHSVADSGNQGLLLLGGKRSTRKATPEHPFGYGRERYVYAFIVSIVLFSVGGLFALYEAWHKIQHPEAIEEWKWVPIVVLVIAICLEGYSFRTAIKESNHTRGKTSWVDYVRRAKAPELPVVLLEDAGALVGLVFALLGVGLTLITGNGIWDGIGTGAIGLLLVAIAGILAVETKSLLIGEGANPEDVVKLEKAICAGPGVERIIHMKTLYLGPEELLVAAKIAVPPTEQAQEVARHINETETRIREALPIARVIYLEPDIYHPAKATNMTAADPAVAN from the coding sequence GTGAGCGCGGGCGGCGGCACCAAGGCAATTCTCGCGGCGCTGGGGGCCAACCTCGGCATCGCCCTCACCAAGTTCGTCGCATGGCTGCTCACCGGCTCCTCGTCGATGCTGGCCGAGGCCATCCACTCGGTGGCCGACTCCGGCAACCAGGGCCTGCTGCTGCTCGGTGGCAAACGCTCGACCCGCAAGGCCACCCCCGAACACCCCTTCGGGTACGGGCGGGAGCGCTACGTCTACGCGTTCATCGTCTCGATCGTGCTGTTCAGCGTCGGTGGCCTGTTCGCGCTCTACGAGGCCTGGCACAAGATCCAGCATCCCGAGGCGATCGAGGAGTGGAAGTGGGTCCCGATCGTGGTGCTGGTGATCGCGATCTGCCTGGAGGGCTACTCGTTCCGCACCGCGATCAAGGAGTCCAACCACACCCGGGGCAAGACGTCCTGGGTCGACTACGTGCGCCGGGCCAAGGCCCCTGAACTGCCCGTCGTGCTGCTTGAGGACGCCGGCGCGCTGGTCGGTCTGGTCTTCGCGCTGCTCGGCGTGGGGCTCACGCTGATCACCGGCAACGGCATCTGGGACGGCATCGGCACCGGCGCCATCGGCCTGCTGCTGGTGGCCATCGCCGGCATTCTGGCCGTCGAGACCAAGAGCCTGCTGATCGGCGAGGGCGCCAACCCCGAGGACGTCGTCAAGCTGGAGAAGGCCATCTGCGCCGGCCCCGGCGTCGAGCGCATCATCCACATGAAGACGCTCTATCTCGGTCCGGAGGAGCTGCTGGTCGCAGCCAAGATCGCGGTGCCGCCGACCGAGCAGGCGCAGGAGGTGGCCCGGCACATCAACGAGACCGAGACCCGCATCCGTGAAGCCCTGCCCATCGCCCGGGTAATCTACCTCGAACCGGACATCTATCACCCGGCAAAGGCGACAAACATGACGGCTGCCGACCCCGCCGTCGCGAACTGA
- a CDS encoding helix-turn-helix transcriptional regulator gives MARPTSMAARRELGEELRRLRGERRAAAVAGALGWSESKLSRIETARTGISDADLERLLHTLAAPVGERVRLRELARRGRDRVWWAPYRSSVNVPYDEYVAFEAEAVLMCEWEAQLVPGLLQTDEYAHAVIAAGADVRDQETLQRRTALRMARQSVLSRDPALRLCIVMDEAVLRREVGGPEVLRRQLRRLYDASLRPGVELHVVPFSAGSHAALTEAFVIFEFDDRPAVVHSEDLIGGQLRTKPSDVRVYREAFADLRRRALPVAETQALIALSGERLN, from the coding sequence GTGGCTAGACCGACGTCGATGGCGGCGCGCCGGGAGCTGGGTGAGGAACTCCGCCGGTTGCGGGGTGAGCGCCGCGCCGCCGCTGTGGCTGGAGCGCTGGGCTGGTCGGAGTCCAAGTTGAGCAGGATCGAGACGGCGCGCACCGGCATTTCGGACGCCGACCTGGAGCGGCTGCTGCACACGCTCGCCGCACCTGTCGGCGAGCGGGTCCGGCTGCGAGAGTTGGCACGCCGTGGCCGCGACCGGGTGTGGTGGGCGCCGTACCGCTCCTCGGTCAACGTCCCCTACGACGAGTACGTCGCGTTCGAGGCCGAGGCCGTGCTCATGTGCGAGTGGGAGGCTCAGCTCGTGCCCGGTCTGCTGCAGACCGACGAGTATGCGCACGCCGTCATCGCGGCCGGCGCCGACGTACGCGATCAGGAGACGCTGCAGCGCCGGACGGCGCTGCGGATGGCACGGCAGAGCGTGCTGAGCCGCGACCCCGCCTTGCGGCTGTGCATCGTCATGGACGAGGCCGTTCTCCGGCGCGAGGTCGGTGGGCCCGAGGTGCTGCGGCGCCAGCTACGCCGGCTGTACGACGCGAGCTTGCGGCCGGGGGTGGAGCTTCATGTTGTCCCGTTTTCAGCTGGTTCGCACGCTGCACTCACCGAGGCCTTCGTCATCTTCGAGTTCGACGATCGGCCCGCGGTTGTCCACAGCGAGGACTTGATCGGTGGGCAATTGCGGACAAAGCCCTCGGATGTCCGGGTCTACCGCGAGGCTTTCGCCGATCTCCGGCGGCGGGCGTTGCCCGTGGCGGAGACCCAGGCGCTCATCGCCCTTTCAGGCGAACGGCTGAACTGA